The Roseovarius indicus genome has a segment encoding these proteins:
- a CDS encoding acyl-CoA mutase large subunit family protein — translation MTEDAKPGMDGTLDAALSRWKERYDGEIGTDRDVVNRSGIRIKPIYTPKDWSSENYDKALGMPGEAPFTRGIYATMHRGRTWTQRQLIGLGTPSDYNGRVRILLDKGATAISLLPCNSGFRGIDCDESPVPLLGTCGTVINTVEHMETALDGVPIDKISTAMNDPTPFTLFAFLLGVAKRRGVPLDKITGTANQSDYISHFVANHMFYRLSQPGARRVFVDHVKYCRDRVPNWNPVSVVGQHMQQAGATPAETMGFTLSTAIQYAEDCINAGMDPDHVLRRFTFFFDISISMFEEVAKFRAGRRIWARIARDRFGCKDPRAWRFKFHGQTSGVDLTRQQPLNNIARVAVQAMAGVMGGLQSLHTDSYDEAIACPSEEPAKIAVATQNILREEAHLCDVIDPLGGSFYVESLTDEMEAKILEVMEIIENAGGMYAAVDTGLVQRMIGRSALAFQNRVEAGEEGIVGVNVFTSANETVEEPEPYRPDRAAMEEHVRRFRAFKSDRDQQQVSRALSDLARAANGAENVYEKVVDAAMADVTHGEIVTCLRAELGFGHPVMVA, via the coding sequence CTATGATGGCGAGATCGGTACCGACCGCGACGTCGTCAACCGATCCGGCATCAGGATCAAGCCGATCTACACACCGAAAGACTGGTCGTCCGAGAATTACGACAAGGCGCTCGGCATGCCGGGCGAGGCGCCCTTTACACGCGGCATTTACGCCACCATGCACCGTGGCCGCACCTGGACCCAGCGCCAGCTGATCGGCTTGGGCACACCCTCGGATTACAACGGCCGCGTCCGCATCCTTCTCGACAAGGGCGCCACCGCGATCAGCCTTCTGCCCTGTAACTCCGGCTTCCGCGGCATCGATTGCGATGAAAGCCCCGTGCCACTACTCGGCACCTGCGGCACGGTCATCAACACGGTCGAACACATGGAAACGGCGCTCGACGGTGTGCCCATCGACAAGATTTCCACCGCGATGAACGACCCGACGCCGTTCACGCTCTTTGCCTTCCTTCTGGGCGTGGCCAAACGCCGGGGCGTGCCGCTCGACAAGATCACCGGCACCGCGAACCAGTCGGACTACATCTCGCACTTTGTCGCTAACCACATGTTCTATCGGCTGAGCCAGCCCGGCGCGCGGCGGGTTTTCGTCGATCACGTGAAGTATTGCCGCGACCGGGTGCCGAACTGGAACCCGGTCTCGGTGGTGGGTCAGCACATGCAACAGGCCGGCGCGACCCCGGCCGAAACCATGGGTTTCACGCTCTCGACCGCGATCCAGTACGCCGAAGACTGCATCAACGCCGGAATGGACCCCGATCACGTGCTGCGCCGGTTTACCTTCTTCTTCGACATCTCCATCAGCATGTTCGAGGAGGTGGCCAAATTCCGCGCCGGCCGGCGCATCTGGGCGCGCATCGCCCGCGACCGGTTCGGTTGCAAGGATCCTCGCGCCTGGCGGTTCAAGTTCCACGGGCAGACATCGGGCGTCGACCTCACACGTCAGCAACCTCTCAACAACATCGCTCGGGTCGCGGTGCAGGCCATGGCGGGGGTGATGGGCGGGCTCCAGTCGCTGCACACCGACAGCTATGACGAAGCCATCGCCTGCCCCTCGGAGGAACCCGCCAAGATCGCCGTGGCAACCCAGAACATCCTGCGGGAGGAGGCGCATCTGTGCGACGTTATCGATCCGCTCGGCGGTTCCTTCTACGTCGAATCGCTGACCGACGAGATGGAGGCCAAGATCCTCGAGGTGATGGAGATCATCGAGAACGCGGGCGGCATGTACGCCGCCGTCGACACCGGCCTCGTGCAACGGATGATCGGGCGCTCGGCGCTGGCCTTCCAGAACCGCGTCGAAGCTGGCGAGGAAGGTATCGTCGGTGTGAATGTCTTCACCTCGGCCAATGAAACCGTGGAAGAACCCGAACCCTACCGCCCCGATCGCGCGGCGATGGAAGAGCATGTCAGACGCTTCCGCGCTTTCAAGTCTGACCGCGATCAGCAGCAGGTGTCCCGGGCCCTCTCCGATCTCGCCCGCGCCGCGAACGGTGCCGAGAATGTCTACGAAAAGGTCGTCGATGCGGCGATGGCCGATGTCACCCATGGCGAAATCGTCACCTGCCTCCGCGCCGAGCTGGGTTTCGGACACCCGGTGATGGTGGCCTGA
- the meaB gene encoding methylmalonyl Co-A mutase-associated GTPase MeaB, which translates to MDDGIARRADRIAEAVRRGEPAALGRALSLVEGGGALGNALSARFRDSAGSARLVGVTGPPGSGKSTLVDALIGEWRSREKRVAVLAVDPVSPRTGGAVLGDRTRMGERSLDDDVFIRSVSARGHLGGLCAAARGMVAAMEAAGWDLIVLETVGAGQSETEVAEIADCTLVVSAPGLGDELQAIKAGILEIGNILVVNKCDRPGAGETARDLSAMLKLRQGEAARVPVVQVSATTGEGIGTLAAEIDTRLAATRRGPPGTVPARPSPDFGGYVCAGLPDTEDPALAALFRRAASDPELAQRLLELAGSQKKPSGR; encoded by the coding sequence ATGGATGACGGGATCGCACGGCGCGCCGATCGCATCGCCGAGGCCGTGCGCCGGGGCGAGCCGGCGGCGCTCGGTCGTGCTCTGAGCCTGGTGGAAGGGGGCGGGGCGCTGGGCAACGCCCTGTCGGCCCGGTTCCGCGATAGCGCGGGCAGCGCCCGGCTCGTGGGTGTGACCGGCCCGCCGGGGTCGGGCAAATCCACCCTCGTCGACGCCCTGATCGGCGAATGGCGCAGCCGGGAAAAGCGCGTGGCGGTCCTTGCGGTCGACCCCGTCAGCCCCCGCACCGGCGGTGCAGTCCTGGGCGATCGCACCCGCATGGGTGAGCGCAGCCTCGATGACGACGTCTTCATCCGCTCCGTCTCGGCCCGTGGTCATCTCGGCGGGCTGTGCGCCGCCGCGCGCGGCATGGTTGCCGCGATGGAAGCCGCCGGATGGGACCTGATCGTGCTCGAAACGGTCGGTGCCGGCCAATCCGAAACCGAAGTTGCCGAGATCGCCGACTGCACCCTCGTGGTCTCGGCGCCCGGGCTCGGCGACGAGTTGCAGGCGATCAAGGCGGGCATACTCGAGATCGGCAATATCCTCGTGGTGAACAAGTGCGACCGGCCCGGCGCTGGCGAGACGGCGCGTGACCTGTCCGCCATGCTTAAACTGCGGCAGGGCGAGGCCGCCCGAGTGCCCGTGGTGCAGGTGTCCGCCACCACGGGCGAGGGGATCGGCACGCTCGCAGCCGAGATCGATACCCGTCTCGCCGCCACGCGTCGGGGACCCCCCGGTACAGTTCCGGCCAGACCCTCGCCGGATTTCGGCGGCTACGTCTGCGCGGGCCTCCCCGATACCGAAGACCCCGCGCTCGCCGCTCTTTTCCGCCGCGCCGCGTCAGACCCGGAGCTTGCGCAAAGGCTACTCGAACTTGCGGGCAGCCAGAAGAAGCCAAGCGGACGTTAG